CCCGGTACACCTGCCGCAGCCGGCTCACCACCACCGGATCCAGTCCGCGGCCGGCCTCCCGCGACACATGCTCCATCGCTTCATCCAGAGGAATCGCCTTCCGGTAGTGCCGGTCCGTGCTCAGCGCCACCAGCATGTCCACCGCCGCCAGCACGCGCGCCTCGATCGGGATCTCCGCCCCCTTCAGGCCAGCCGGATACCCCGTGCCGTCCCATCGCTCGTGGTGCGACCGCACAATCGTGCTCACCAGGCTCGGGAACCCGGCCTGCTGGATGATCTGCGCGCCGATCTCGGGATGGATCTTCAGCCGCTGGTACTCGTCCGGCGTCAGCCGCCCCGGCTTCATGATGATGTGGTCCGGCACCGCCACCTGGCCGATGTCATGCAGCACGGCCGCGATGCGGAGGGCCCGGATCTGTTCGTCATTCAGGCCCAGGGCCTCCGCCAGCCCGGCGGCGAAGTGCACCACCCGGTGCAGGTCGCTCACCGGCGTCACGTCCTTCGATTCCACCGCCAGCGCCAGCGCTTCCACCATGTGAAGCTGCATGGCCGCCAGATCCTCGGCGTGCTGCCTCTCCCTCGCCAGTGATTCCAGTTGCAGCCGGTAGGCGTAAAACAGCAGCAGGCCGACAGGAGCCAGAATCAGCGCCGAGTACCAGAATGAAACCTTTGGCAGCGTGGCCAGCAGGCCGGCCACCGCCGTGCCGGCCATGTAGTAGGGCAGGGACCACAGGAACCGGTTCTTCCAGATTCTCCGCAGCGTCTCGTGCTCCTGCAGAGCCTTCGCCGCCGCCTGCGGAAACGCCGTCACGATGAACAGCACGATGCCAGCCAGCGGCAGCGCCCCGGTCGGGGCGAACCCCGGCACCGCCTTCGTGATCCCCCGGTACGCCGCGTCCGCCGCCGCGATGCCCAGCACCCACACCGACATCTGGAACATCGTCGTCAGCCAGTTCGACCGCGGTTCTCTTTCCACCAGCGCATGGATCCCGGCGCCCGTGATGCCGATCGCCAGCGTCTCTTTCAGCGGCAATTCCGGCAGACTGGCCAGGACGAAGATGAAGCCGATGGGAACTGTTCCCGTTGCCGACGGAAGTCCGAATCGCGCCAGCGACGCCGCCGCGGTGGCGAAAAGATAGGTCAGATACAGCACCGTGCCGCTGTCGGAGTCGAGGTAGGCATGCACGGCCAGCCAGATGATGGCGGTGCCGACCACGACCCACTCGAACGGACGGGAGCTGAAATTCATCGGCTTGAAACGCCTCCGCGTACCGCGAGTGGCCTTGCAAATAAAAAGCCAAATTCTGCGCAAGTTCTCCTCCGCGCGGCCTCCGCTTGTATTGCCCTATTCTTGCTGCATTTCGCAAGCCGTTGCAAGCCCCATTCCCGCGCGCATGGGACAATTTGTCCCGCTCCGGCGGCGCATGGGACAATTTGTCCGTGTTGCCTCAACCGCCGTCCGACCCCGGCGTTTCCGCCCGGGACGGCCAGGGATTCGTCGACATTCACGCCCACGTCCTCCCGGGTTTCGACGACGGTCCCGCCACGATGGATGATGCGGTGCGGATGTTGAACCTCGCCCGCAGCGCCGGAACCGCCGTTCTCGTCGCCAGCCCTCACGCCAGCCCCGCATTCGCCTACGACCGCGCCCGCACCGAAAGCATGCTGGATCAGTTGCGCGCCCGGGCGCCCTCAGGTCTTCGCCTGGTGCGCGGCTGCGACTTTCATCTCACCTTCACTAACGTAGAACGCGCCCTCGTTTTTCCCGGCGATTTTGCCATCAACGGCCGCTGCTGGCTCCTGATGGAGCTGTCCGAGCTCACCGTCTTCTCCAATACCGGCGCCCTCTGGCAGCGGCTCGAGGATGCCGGTCTCCGCATCATCCTCACGCATCCCGAGCGCAACGCCCTCCTCAGGCAGCGCTTCGACCTCGTCAGGCAATGGGTGGACGAAGGCCGTTGCATGCAGATCACCGCAGGCAGCCTGTTCGGCGATTTCGGCCGCGCCGCGCGCCAGTTCGCCCTCCGCCTTCTGGACGCAGGGCTCGTGCAGTTCGTCGCCTCCGATGCGCACGACCTCAGCCGCCGCCCGCCGCGCCTCGATCTCGCTTACCGCTGGCTGGCGGAACGCTATGGCGAATCCTATGCACTCCGCCTCGTCGCCGGCAATCCCCTCCGCGCCGTGGAGGGGCTGCCGCTCGAGCCCGATGCTTTCCGTCCCCCGGAAAAGCGCGGCGGATGGCTCGGGCGCCTCCTGCGCCGCGCGCCGCGCAACATTTCTCCATCCTCTTGAATCTTTGCCCGCCCTCTCCCCGTCCAATGAAACGAACCCCTGCTATACTAACGGCAGACAACGTCAGACTCGGGCTATAGCCTTCCACAGAGAGATTCGTGCAGAACACCAAGACCGTTTCCCCCTACCGCCTGGATAATGTCAACTGGGTCACCACCATCGCCCTGTTGTTCCTCCACATCGGCGCCATCGCCTCTTTCTTCTATTTCGACTGGAAGTCGGTGGCCATCGCCGCCGTGCTCTACTGGATTTGCGTCGGCTGGGGCATCGGCATGGGCTACCACAGGCTGCTCACGCACCGTTCCTACCGCGTGCCGAAGCCTCTCGAGTATTTCTTCGCCATCTGCGGCACGCTGACCCTGGAAGGCGGCCCGATTTTCTGGGTGGCCACCCACCGTCTCCATCACCAGCGCTCCGATCAGCCCGGCGACCCGCACAGCCCCAAGGATGGCCCCTGGTGGGCCCACATGGGCTGGATCATCTTCGGCGAGACGAAACACAACGCCACGGAAATGATGAGCAAGTACGCTCCGGACCTCGGCCGCGATCCCTTCTACCGCTGGCTCAACACCTACCACTACGTCCCGCTCATCATCATGGGGCTCGTCCTGCTCGGCTTCGGCGGCCTCTCCCTCCTGCTGTGGGGCGTCTGCACCCGCGTCGTCGCCGGTCTGCACGCCACCTGGCTCGTCAATTCGGCCACGCACCTCTGGGGCTCCCGCCGCTTCAACACCCGTGACGACTCGCGCAACAACTGGTGGGTCGCTCTGCTCACCTTCGGCGAAGGCTGGCACAACAACCACCACGCCCACCCTGCCTCCGCCCGCCACGGCCTCACCTGGAAAGAGTTCGACCTGACCTGGCTCCAGATTCAGCTGCTGGCCTGGCTCGGCATCGCCAAAAAGGTCCAGGTGGCCCGCATCGGCCAGCTGCCGCCTGCGGAAGAAGAAGCCGCCGCCTGAGCCCGGCGCCCGCTCAGATCCGCCCGAACTTTTCCACCGCTTCGCGGATGCTGCGGAACTTCTCGATGAACGGGTACATCCGGTGCTCGATGTCGTCGAGCTCCTGCGCCCGCTTCAGCACCTCGGCCGCTTTCTCTTTCGGCACCACCGCCACGCCGTCCTCGTCAGCCGTAATGATGTCTCCCGGACGCACTTCCACCCCGGCGCACATCACCGGGACGTTCGCCGCCTTGAAGCGGTAGTGGTTGATCGACGTCGAAGGCACGATCCCCGTGCTGAACACCGGAAACTGGATGCGCCGGATCTGCGGCACGTCGCGGATGCCCGCGTCGATCACCGCCCCCGCCAGGCTCCGGTAGCGCATCGCCGTGGCCATCAGTCCGCCGATGCCCGCGATGTCCTCTCCATCAGGCAGCACCAGCACGTAGACCGAGCCGGGCGGCGCGGCGTCGATGGCGTCCAGCATCCCCTGCGACGCCTTGCTGCCCTCGTCGTGCTCGGCTTTTTCCATCAGCACGGTCACCGCCGGTCCGGCGAATTTGCAGGGAAACAGCGGCCGCATCCGGTGCGACATGTGCGCGCGTTTCCCGTAAAGCTGCTCCATCGCATCGGCTACGGAAGCCACTTCCACCAGCCGGAACCCTTCGATCAGGGGATCGGCTGCAGGCCGCTGCGCCAGCAGCATCATCGCCGCCGCCGCACAGACGGCGCCGCACGCCAGGATCATGCGTCTCTTCATGACGTTCATCCTAGCAGGCGGCCGCCCCGCCTTATCCCGGCGTCCGCGTGGCTCCGAGGCATGCCGGGTCCAGCCCGATCGTCCCCGTCAGGCTCCCCGGGTAAGCGGGCGACTCGACCGCCTGCAGCCGGGCGCGCGCCGCTTCCAGCCTCCGCCGCAGCGGCAGGCCATGATACAGTTTCCCGCTGCGCTGCTGCCCCAGCGCCGCTTCAAGCGCCGCGATGTGGCGGCGCCACAGCGCTGCGTCCCGCGCCTGCTTGGCCTGCAGCCGCTGCTGGTACCACCCGCTTTCCAGCAGGGCTTCGCGCCTGAACATCGCCCGGATCTCCGCGTCCGCCGCCGTCTTTCCTTCGTAGCTGCCGTAGGCCATGATGTGCAGCAGCGCGCGCACCGGCGGACAGGCCATCTCCACGCTCCCGTCTTCGAAATACTGCAGCGCCACCCGCCGCTGCGACTCCACGATGGCGTCCACCCCCTGCACGAACAGCCGCAGGTCCTGCGTCTCCGGCTTCAGCCAGCTTTCGGGAAAAACAGCGTCCGGATTTTCGAAAATCCGGCCCAGAAAATGCTCGGCGAACTGCCGCGTAATCCGGTATCCGAGACGGCTTGCCGCCACCGTGCGCCCCTCGAAATCGAAATCCTCCAGCTTCTCCAGATAGCCGTTCTCGATCAGGTACCGCGGATCGCGTTCCGCCACCTTCATCCGGCACCACAGCTCCGGCGCCAGCATGCTCAGATCGTGGTCCACCCGGAACCGCGGCCCCACGTAGCCCGCCACGCTGCTGTAGCCCTCGTACCCGGTCAGAATCGCCGACACCAGCGCATTGTTGACGTCGATCACCGGAGGCATCGCATTGAAAGGCCCCTTTGTCAGCGCGCCCTCGCTGCCGAATCCTGTCGTCGATGGAGACCGCCCGGTCAGGCTGCTGATGAAGTCCATGAACAGCTCCGGCAGCTCCTGGTAATGAATCGGCGCGTACACCGCCAGGGCGGGAAGCCCGATCTCCGGCTGCGGCGGGTTGGCGCGCCGCCCGGGCAGCACCGAATTCACCACGAAATCGGGGCGCGTTTCCGCCGCCAGCCCCCGGTCCAGCCGCGCGCACACCTCGGCCAGGTGCGTCTCCCGGGGGCGCACCAGATCGGGACGCGGCTGTTGGTAGCGGGGGTTCTTCGTCGGCTTGCCGTCCACGATCCGCGGATTGGCCGAGCAGACCGCGTAGCGCGGTGCCTCGCTCCGCACGAACCTCTCCAGCAGCCGCTTCATCGGCTCCGTGAATCGGTCGAAGTGCGCCGCGTGATCCACGATCCGTTGCACCTGCTGCCGGTTGAGCGGCTCGAAATTCGACAGGAAAACCCCCGGGCTCGCAATGTCGGCCTCCGCCTGCGGGTCCGCGCCCGGCTCGATGGCGTCGTCCGGCCTCTGGAACAGCAGCCGCTCGCAGTTCTCCAGCGCCTTCACCGACGGATGCAGCTCCCGCGGATCGAGCCCGGGGAACGCCTCCCGCGGCAGCGTGACCGAGACGCTGATGTCATCCTCCACCTGGATTTTGTCCGCCGGATAAAAGTCGGGCCTCAGCTTGAAAATCCGCCACGCCCCGTCTTCGTCGTACCCGACCCGCAGGTAATTGGCCACCAGCTTCTGGTCGTCGTATTTCAGCTCGTGCCCCAGCTGCCCGTTCACGCTGTCCACGGTGAAATGCTCGCGCCAGCGCGCCCCCCACTCCGGACGGTAATACCGTTTCACCGCGAACACCAGCTGCCTCACCGTCTGCGGCAGCTGCCGCAGCCATGCGTTGTACTCGTCGGTGTATTCCGACGACGGAGTCAGCAGCTTGATGACCGAGCCGAGGCTCCGCTCCATGCTCAGGATCGGCCGCCGCGCCCGTTCCGGCGGCTGCGGCGTGCGGTGGATGCGGGAGAAATCCATCGCCAGGATTTTCTCCACTTCATCCATGTCCGCCCGGTAATCGCGGACAAAAACGGGCCCTTTCAGCAGCGAACCGCTGATCGATTTTGAAATCTCGCTCTTCCCGGCGCCCGACACCGTGCACGGCTTGTGGATCAGCGTCCCGTCCGCCCGCGTGCCCACCAGCCGCCACATCGAGCCGCTCAGCTGCTTCTCCAGCCGCAGCCGGTAGCCGGAGGGCAGCACGTAAACGTCTCCCTTGCGCAGCGGCAGCTTCTGCTCGGCGCCTTCATGCCGCCAGCGGATTTCGCCCGCCCGGACGTCGAACACGCTGTCTTCCGGCACGTAGAAAACATCCGGATATTTCCTGTCGACGGCGTACCGCTCCGGCTTCACCTCCACGCCGTCGCCCAGCAGCCGCATCGCCTCCTCGAACGGCGTCCGCTTCAGGGGCACCGTGCGGTCCGCCAGGAAGTCCTGCCCCAGAATGTAGGCGGGAAACGCGATCGCCCCGCCGGCGTGCTCCTCTTCCGCCAGTCCCGTCAGATTGGCCGAAAAACTGATCTGCGTCTTGATTTCTTTCTTGCAGTACCCGTAATAGCTGTCGGCGATGATCGTCACGATCACGCCGCGCGCGTCGCGGCATGTGATTTTGAACGCGCCGCCGTTGTTGTACGGCTCGGACGGGTCGCGCCAGCACATCCCGTCCCGCCGCTGCCTTTCCGTCGCCTGTTCCCAGCGCGGCAGCCCCAGTTCCTTCTTCGGTATCCCCGCCAGATGCGGCGCCAGGATGATGCAGCCCGTGTGCCCCGTCCAGTGGTCGCAGTCCAGCGCTGCATCGTTCTCGGGCAGGAAAGGATCTCCGGCATTGCCGAAAATTCCTTCGACGAAATCCAGGTTGCTCACCAGGCTGCCGGGCGCGAAAAAGCGGATTTCCATGCTCTGCCTCTCGAGCCCCGGAGCCTCCGGAACGACAATCGGTCTCAGCAGCAGCGACACCCACGCGTGCGCTTCGTGCTCCTGCCCGGCGGTGAACGGCAGCCGCAGCACGTCCTTCGGCGGCTGCAGCGCCCTCTCCAGCAGCGCCGCGAACGCGTGTTTCGGAACCGCGATCTTGTCCGCCGGCACGGGGAATCCGCCCTCGGTCACGTGGAAAATCCCGTGCGTCGTCCGCCGGTCGCTTCGCGGATTGTGCAGCACCCCCTGCGCCACGCGGTAGGAGTCCAGATAGGGCGAAGAGAAATGGTCGCTCTTCTGCGGCAGGCTCATCGCCCGCGCCAGCCCCGCCCTGTCGAGCACGAACGTGCGCGCGGGCAGCTTCGGCGCCCCATTCGGACAGCAGCCGCCCAGATAGTCGTCCAGAAACGCGTGGATCCTCTGGTCCGCCGGGCAGTACAGCCCCTCCAGAATCTGGTCGCGCACCAGATAGTTCTTCAGCAGCGGACGGGCGAGCTCGAGGAACGGCTCATTCGCTGCGCTGTCCGCCGGCGGCTCTCCCAGCGCGGCGAGTTTCAGGTTGATGTAGCGGATCAGGTCCTGTTCCGGCGCGGCGTGCGCCGCTTGCGGCGGATTGGGTTGGGACACGGACTCCATGACAGTTTTCCTGGGTTTTGTTTCGAACGGTTGCGGCAGGACGGGGCCGCGGGCAGAAGATCTGCGATCCTTTTTAGCCTATCAGCCGCGGCGTGTGCGGGACTCAGTTGCCGAGGATCCGCCCGTAGGCTCTCGTCGACGGGACGCTGTCCAGTGCGGCTTTCAGTCCCGCCGTCACGGGGATCGCCAGGAACAGTCCCGCCGCTCCCCACAGCAGGTACCACACCATCAGCGCCACGGTCACCACCAGCGGGTTCAGATGCACGCGCGCCCCCACCAGCTTCGGGTACAGCAGGTTCAGCGCGATCAGGTGGAACACCGCCGTCGTCGAGCCGATGATCAGATACGCCGGCAGGGCGGTGTACACGGGCAGCGCCGCCACCAGCGGCGGAATCAGCGCCAGCGGCAGCCCGAGGTACGGCACCAGGCTCAGAAAGCCGCTCAGCGGTCCTACCACCTGCCAGTACGGCAGCTTCACAAACCAGAAGAACCCCGCGCTCGCGACCGCCAGCAGCACGCCCAGGATGAAATTGCCCACCAGATACGCCCGCGCCACCGCGGCGATCCCGTTCACCGCCTGCAGCAGGCTCTCGCGCTCTCCTTCGCCCGGCAGCGCTCCCAGGATCGTCTTCAGGATGTGGTCGCTCCAGCTCAGCATGAAGTACACGAGGAACGGCACGAAGGAAGCCATCAGCAGCGCATCCGTGTAAGCCGACAGCCGCTGGTACAGGATGTTCACCAGCTGGCCTTCCTCCCGCCGGATCCGCACTTCCTGCACGGCGGGCGGCGCCGGTGGCGCCTCCGCCGCCGGGCGCTTGCGCGCCTTCGCCGCTTTGGCTGCCGCCGTGGGTTCCGCCGCGGGAGGCGCCTCGCGCAGCCGCTTCGGGACGATGATCTCGCGCGCCTTCGATTCGATGTCCTCGATCTGCTGCACCGCCGCGTCCACCAGTTCCGACACCCGCCGGCTGTAGTTCGGCAGGTCTTCCCACAGCCCCTGCACCTGCATCCACAGCCCCAGCCCCAGCAGATAGAGCACCACCAGCATCAGCGTGCAGGCCAGAAAACTCGCCAGCCCGCGCGGCGCCCGCAGCCGCATCAGCCCGCGCACCAGAGGCTCCAGCAGAAACGCCAGAAGCACCGCCGTCAGAAACGTGATGAAAAACACCCGCCCTACATACAGCGTCAGCGTGATCAGCAGAAGCGCCGCCAGGACGCTGGCGATTCGGGCGGGACGGTCGGTTGCCGTGGCTGGAGTCATTCAGCGGCGAACAATCACTTCCTGCAGGCTCTCTCGCGTGAGATAGAACTTCAGGGATTCGAAAGACTGGAAGAGCTTCTCGATGGCCCTCGTGCTGTACGCCCTGTATAGCCGCGCGGCGCCCGCCGGCTGAATCTGGAGAGAACTGCCGTCAGCGATGCGGCACGCAAGCGGCGCGCGCGTCCCCTGATCGGGATAGAACAGCGCCAGCACAAGGCCCCCGGGCGCCAGGGCGCGGTGCATCCGTTCCACCAGAGCTTCCGACACCGCCTCCGGCAGAAACTGCAGCCGGTCCCAGCAGAACACCGCATGCACCGAGGCGCGCGGGAACTCCAGCCACCCGGGCGGCAGCGCTCCGCCTTCTTCCGGCGCTCCGTTTTTCGGCTGGAAGCTGGCCGCCTCCAGTGCCTCCTCCGCGTACAGACGGTGACCCATGCCGGTCACGTAATCGATGTTGTTCTGGCACGCGCCGCCCAGATCGACCACCCGCCCCAGCTCGAAACCGCGCAGGTATTCCGTGATCTGCTCGAGCGCGTACGACCGCCTTGCCGCCGCCGGTGAGCCGCCCACGTGCTGTGCCGACGATTTGGCCAGCGGCCGGACATTCATCCTTTCCGGCTCTCCTGGCGGGACCCTGCGCCCCCGCCCCCCGCCGCTGAGGCGGCCGCCTGCTGGGCTGGCTGGGCTGCAGCGGCTTGCGCCGCCGCAGGCTGTGCGCTCGCGGCGGCTGCCGGCGCCTTCGGCGCCTCTGCGCGCACCGTCTCCACGTTGCCCTTGAAATAGGCTTCGTCTTCGATCACCGGACGCTGCGCCTTCAGGTCGCCGATCACCTTCGCATGCTTCTTGATCTCCACGCGCTCGCTCGCCTGAAGGTTGCCCTGCACCGTTCCATAGACGACGATCTCCCGCGCCCGGATCTTCCCTTGCAGCACGCCCGAAGGACCGATCGTCAGCCGGTGCTGGGGCAGATCCACGTCGCCTTCCAGCTTGCCGTCGATGACGAGATCCTCCTCTCCGCGGATCTCTCCCGTGATCGTCAGGCTCTTGCCAATCAGCGCGCCGGAGCGCACCGTCCCGAAATCCGCCGTGCGCGTTGGATGTGTTGCCATCGGAATCGCCTCTTGAGGTTCTGGCTCGCGAGCGCTGCCGGCCTGTTTCGCCGGAGCCTCTTCTTCTCTCTTGTTTCGGTACCACATCGAAATTTCCCTCTCCTGACTCCGGATGCGGTCCTTGACCGCGGAGGGCGCAGCCGGTTTGCTCTCTATGGTAGTGGCCGCGCCGGGCGGAATGCAATCTCGCCTGCCCGGCCGGAAATTGCGGACCGCGATGGGATAATAGCGGTGTGACCCGTGCCAGAGAACTGGAAGACAGGCTTCACCGTCTCGAACACCAGCTCGCCGTCTATCAGCGCATCAGCCGCCTCATGGTGCGCGAACTCAGCCTCGCCGATACGCTCCACGCCATCGTCAGGCTCGTCCAGGAGTTTACCGGCTGCGACGCCTGCTTCATCTACCTCATCGACGGCGAAGACCTCGTCCTCTGCGCCAGCCTCCGCCCGCACCCGTCCCACATCGGCAAAGTGCGCATGCACATCGGCGAAGGCCTCACCGGCTGGGTCGCCCGTGAACGCAAGCTGCTGGCCATCAGCGCGGAAGCCTACAAGGACGCACGCTTCAAGAGCTTCAGCGATCTGCCCGAAGACTCCTACGAAGCCTTCCTCTCCGCTCCCGTCATCGCCCGCAACCGCGTCGTCGGCGTCATCAACGTCCAGCACCGCATGCCGCACCGCCACACCGGCGCCGAAATGGAGCTGCTCACCACCGTCGGCGAACAGGTCGGCTGCCTCCTCGTCGTCGCCCGCATGTCGCCTGACCTGATCGAGCAGGCCAACCACGTGGAACTCGTCACCTCCCACGGCCACATCGCCCGGCCCGACGAGGCGCTGACGGAGACCGCCGGCGGCTGATCATGCGCCGGCGCCAGTTCCTCCCGCTCTGTCTCGCCGCCCCTGCGGCCTTTCAGCCCCCGCCCCGCCTCGAGCCGGTTCCGCCGGCCCCGCCCGTTCCCGCCGCGGTGGACTCGGGCCCGTTCGCCGGCCGGCGCTGGAAAACGCACTACCTGCACGACGACGACAGATGGTCGGCCGTGCTCGCCGATTTCTGCTGCCCCTCGCCCGAACGGGCCGTCGCTGCGCTCTGGCTTGAATCCGGATACCGCACCCGCTCCGCCGCCCTCGTTTCCCGCGACTCCGGAGCCTCTTGGAAAGAAGCGCCCTTTCCGGAAAAACCCCTCTCCCTTTTCGCCCTGGATGAAAACACCATCTGGGCCGTCGGTGAAAAATCGCTCTGGATTTCCGCCGAATCCGGCTACCAATGGAGCCGCCTCAGCCTCCCGAAAGCCCCGCGCCGCTTCAGGCCCTTCCGCGTGCATTTCCTCGACAGCCGCCGCGGGTTCGCCTTCGGTCCAGGCAGGGTCTTCCACTCCACCAGCGACGGAGCCGCCTCCTGGAAGCCCGTGCCCGAGTCCCAGGCCATCCAGCTGAAAGAGGCAAACACCGTCTGGACCTCCATGGATTTCCTCGATGCCCGCAATGGTCTCATCGTGGGCTTCTCCGATCCGCGCCTCGACGAGGAAGAGCGCATGCCCGCATGGATGTTTCCGGAGCGCGCCAGCCGCAGGAAACTCGCTCCCATCACCACCATCGCCGGCGAAACCAGAGACGGCGGCGCCACCTGGAAATTCTCCATGACTTCCGCCTTCGGACGCGCCGTCCGCCTCCGCGCCGCCCGCGGACAGGGAGTCGTCGTCTACCACTATTCGGAGAGTTTCCCGTTTCCCAGCGAAGTGTATCTGCTGGATTTCCTCTCAGGCGCCAGCCGCCCCGTGTTCCGCCGCCGCGACCTCTGGGTTCACGACGCCCTGCTCCTGCCCGATGGAACCGTCATTCTGGCCGCGATTCAGCTCGCCGGCGGGTTGCGCGATTCGCCCGTGCCCGGCAAGCTGCGCCTCCTCTATTCCACAGACCGCCAGCAGTGGGCGGAAATGGCCGTCGACTACCGCGCGGAAGGCTTCCGCGCCTTCCTCGCCGCGCCCTCGCCGGACTCTCTCTGGGCAGCCACCGACCAGGGCTGCATCCTGCGCCTCGCCTGAGGCGCATATCATGGGAGTGCCATGGCACTCTCGCGCCGTTCCGTGCTCTCCGCTGCTCCTCTGCTCGCCGCGGCGCCGCCCGCCGCGCCCGCTCAGGCCAGGCCCGCAGGGAAGATCCGTCTCGCCGTCTCCACTTACTCCTACTGGCATTTCCGCGGCCCCCGTTTCCCCATCGAAGACGTCATCGACCACGCCGCCGCCTTGGGCTTCGAGGGCGTCGAGATCCTCCACCGGCAGATGCGCGATGAATCGCCCTCCTATGTGAACAGCCTCAGGCGCCGCGCCTTTCTCCACGGGCTCAGCCTGCCCATGCTCTCCATCCATCAGGACTTCGTCTTTCCCGCTGCCGACGAGCGCCGCCGCCACATCGAGCACACGCGCCGCTGCCTCGAGCTCGCCGCGCGCCTCGGCATCCCCTGCGTGCGCCTGAACTCCGGCCGCTGGAAAACCATCCCCTCTTTCGACGAGC
This DNA window, taken from Bryobacteraceae bacterium, encodes the following:
- the cps4C gene encoding tyrosine protein phosphatase, encoding MLPQPPSDPGVSARDGQGFVDIHAHVLPGFDDGPATMDDAVRMLNLARSAGTAVLVASPHASPAFAYDRARTESMLDQLRARAPSGLRLVRGCDFHLTFTNVERALVFPGDFAINGRCWLLMELSELTVFSNTGALWQRLEDAGLRIILTHPERNALLRQRFDLVRQWVDEGRCMQITAGSLFGDFGRAARQFALRLLDAGLVQFVASDAHDLSRRPPRLDLAYRWLAERYGESYALRLVAGNPLRAVEGLPLEPDAFRPPEKRGGWLGRLLRRAPRNISPSS
- the desC gene encoding acyl-CoA desaturase, coding for MQNTKTVSPYRLDNVNWVTTIALLFLHIGAIASFFYFDWKSVAIAAVLYWICVGWGIGMGYHRLLTHRSYRVPKPLEYFFAICGTLTLEGGPIFWVATHRLHHQRSDQPGDPHSPKDGPWWAHMGWIIFGETKHNATEMMSKYAPDLGRDPFYRWLNTYHYVPLIIMGLVLLGFGGLSLLLWGVCTRVVAGLHATWLVNSATHLWGSRRFNTRDDSRNNWWVALLTFGEGWHNNHHAHPASARHGLTWKEFDLTWLQIQLLAWLGIAKKVQVARIGQLPPAEEEAAA
- the fldZ gene encoding 4-carboxy-4-hydroxy-2-oxoadipate aldolase/oxaloacetate decarboxylase; protein product: MKRRMILACGAVCAAAAMMLLAQRPAADPLIEGFRLVEVASVADAMEQLYGKRAHMSHRMRPLFPCKFAGPAVTVLMEKAEHDEGSKASQGMLDAIDAAPPGSVYVLVLPDGEDIAGIGGLMATAMRYRSLAGAVIDAGIRDVPQIRRIQFPVFSTGIVPSTSINHYRFKAANVPVMCAGVEVRPGDIITADEDGVAVVPKEKAAEVLKRAQELDDIEHRMYPFIEKFRSIREAVEKFGRI